The genomic DNA CTATTTAGATAATTATTCTGCTGAAGATGGGGTGCCTAAAGCTTGGGCGAATTATCGTTTGGCACAAATTCATATGCACAAAAAAAACAAACAAGAGGCTTTAAAATATATAGAATTGGCTATTGCTGAACTTCCTAAGATTAAGCCGTTTAAAGAAGAAAAGGAGAAGATTCTTAGTTTGTGAGCTAGGGAGATGAAGTACAGAGAATTAAGAATGAAGTATAGAGTCTTCTTTTTGGTTTTTAAGTGTTTAATTTTGCTAGAAACTAGAAACTAGAAACTAGAAACTAGAAACTAGAAACTAGAAACTAGAAACTAGAAACGAATTGGTGCGATTTTTTAGAGTTTGGTTTTGAAAATTTAGTTTTGAACACTGAACACTGAACACTGAACACTGATTTTCCCTTTTATTATTAGATTTTGTTTCGTTTAATTTGGAATTTGAAATCTGGAGTTTGATATTTGTTGTATGAACGTACATTTTATAGCTATAGGTGGTGCTGCTATGCACAATTTAGCCTTAGCATTGCATAATAAAGGCTATCAGGTAACAGGAAGTGACGATACTATTTTCGAGCCTTCAAAATCACGATTACATGCTAAAGGGTTATTACCCGAAATTTTTGGGTGGTATCCAGAAAAAATCACATCAGATTTAGATGCGATTGTTTTAGGGATGCATGCTAAAGCGGATAATCCAGAATTGTTAAAAGCTCAGGATCTGGGGTTGAAAATTTATAGTTACCCTGAGTTTTTGTACGAGCAATCTAAACATAAAACTCGTGTTGTTATTGGCGGAAGTCATGGGAAAACGACCATAACTTCTATGATTTTACATGTTATGCATTATCATGATAGAGATGTTGATTATATGGTTGGTGCACAGTTAGAAGGTTTTGATGTGATGGTGAAACTCACCGATGAAAATGACTTTATCGTATTAGAAGGTGATGAGTATTTAAGTTCTCCTATAGACAGGCGTCCTAAATTTCACTTATATAAACCTAATATTGCTTTATTAAGTGGTATTGCCTGGGATCATATCAACGTATTTCCTTCCTATGATAATTATATGGAACAGTTTAGTATTTTTGTAGATTCTATTGTTAGTGGGGGGAGTATTAGCTACAATGAGGAAGACCTTGAGGTAAAACGTGTTGTTGAAGCTTCAACAAATACTATTCGTAAATTACCATATCAAACACCGGAATATACTGTTGAAAATGGAGAAACCTTATTAGAAACTCCAGAAGGCGATTTGCCTATAGAAGTGTTTGGAAAACATAATTTAAATAACCTTGCAGGTGCGAAATGGATTTGTCAGCACATGGGTATTGACGAGGATGATTTTTACGAAGCTATTTCTACCTTTAAAGGTGCGAGCAAACGTTTAGAGAAAATAGCTGAAAGTAAAACCAGTGTAGCTTATAAAGATTTTGCACACTCACCAAGTAAGGTTGAAGCGACCACCAATGCGGTTAAAGAACAATACGAAAATAGAACTTTAGTGGCTTGTTTAGAATTGCATACGTATAGTAGTTTAAATGCTGAGTTTTTAAAAGAGTATAAGGGGGCATTAGATGCGGCAGATGTTGCTGTGGTATTTTATTCCCCGCATGCTGTGGAAATTAAAAAGTTAGAGGAAGTAACACATGAGCAAATTGCTAATGCTTTTCAGCGTGACGATTTAATTATTTATACCAATCCAGAGGATTTTAAAGACTTTTTATTCTCGCAGGACTTTAATAATAAAGCACTTTTATTAATGAGTTCAGGTAATTATGGGGGACTTGATTTTGATGCTATAAAAAATCAATTCTAGCCCCCCGCCATAAACTATAAGGGTTTGCAAGTTAATTCTTAATAAAACGCTTTATATATTCGGTGCCGTTTATATTAATTTTTATTAAATAAACTCCATTTGATAAATTCTTAATAGGAACCTTAACATTGGAATTATTCGTTTGTAATTTTGAAATATCATAATCCATTTTCAATTGCCCTTGCATGTTGAAAATACTAATGCTTTTAAAGTTAGCTACTGATAATAAATCACTTTTCAAGGAGATAAATTGACTATTAGTAGTAGGGTTTGGAAACGCTTTAATTAATTCTCTAGGCTCATCATTTGTAGCATTTTTTGCTACGCTTAATAATGGATTAAAGCCAGAGTAAATACCTTTAGCCCAAGCACTTCCTTTTAATGCTAACCAGAATACATTTAAATCTTCGGGGTCTGGTTTTAGGTCGGTAATCACATCTGGTTGTCCTAAATTGTTACTAATCTTTAGCCAGGTGCTTCCTCCATCAAAGGATACATAAGCACCAGGATTAAATAGTGTTACAGCATTATTACCTTTGTCATTTTGCAAAGCAACATTAACAGTAATTAAATTTGGATTAAGAGGTGATGTTTCAGTTTGCCAGACGTAAGGCATATCAAAAATCTTAATCCATGTTGCACCAGCATCAGCACTTTTCCAAACGCCA from Flavivirga abyssicola includes the following:
- a CDS encoding UDP-N-acetylmuramate--L-alanine ligase, with the translated sequence MNVHFIAIGGAAMHNLALALHNKGYQVTGSDDTIFEPSKSRLHAKGLLPEIFGWYPEKITSDLDAIVLGMHAKADNPELLKAQDLGLKIYSYPEFLYEQSKHKTRVVIGGSHGKTTITSMILHVMHYHDRDVDYMVGAQLEGFDVMVKLTDENDFIVLEGDEYLSSPIDRRPKFHLYKPNIALLSGIAWDHINVFPSYDNYMEQFSIFVDSIVSGGSISYNEEDLEVKRVVEASTNTIRKLPYQTPEYTVENGETLLETPEGDLPIEVFGKHNLNNLAGAKWICQHMGIDEDDFYEAISTFKGASKRLEKIAESKTSVAYKDFAHSPSKVEATTNAVKEQYENRTLVACLELHTYSSLNAEFLKEYKGALDAADVAVVFYSPHAVEIKKLEEVTHEQIANAFQRDDLIIYTNPEDFKDFLFSQDFNNKALLLMSSGNYGGLDFDAIKNQF